A window of Bos mutus isolate GX-2022 chromosome 3, NWIPB_WYAK_1.1, whole genome shotgun sequence genomic DNA:
TTGACCTgtgcatttgtttcttttgtagcAGCGGCTGTATCCACTTGGAGTCTCTACCGGGGGTAAATATTGTCCCTCAGCCTTTCTTTCCAGTGTTATCCACTGTTCCTTCCAAATTCcaacttttcttttcctgaagaaaCATCTGTTCCCCCCTCCGCCTAAGGGGCTTTCCACTtgtcccttcctttttctctcagcAGGAGACCTGGCTGGGACTTGGATTTCCCCTCGTGACTTGCCTACTGAGTCAGGAATCCAAGCTCAAAAGGCTTGGGCTCTAGAGGCTCCCGTATTTCCAGAGAGGCTAAACTGGGCTGAGGCCCACAGTGCATCTTCTCTCAGGGATGAAGTTACTATTCTTTGATCCCAGGCTCAGGTGAGGCATGGTGTGTATATTTGGggtttgtgtgagtgtgtaaCTGATGAGGTTACCGGTGATTGGGGAGCTCATGGGGTTTTTCTGCCTGGGTAGGTGACTGAAGCACTACGGCAGGCTGTCCAGGGCCTGCTGGAAGAGCGAGAGCAGCAGAAGTACCAGATCTCTGCCCTGGAAGGTATCTGATCATTCTTTTCTTCATATACACAGCCTCAAATGTGTGTGCACATTTTGTGGCTCTTCTATTGTCTGTGCACTTGTGTCTTGATTTGCAAGTGGAGTCTGTAGGCTCATGTGTGATATTCTTAGGGGGCTGATCCCCTACTTGTCTCACTGTAGCATCACTAAGGTTGCTGCAGGGGGGCCCAGAGCAAAGGGTCCTTCTCCTGGAGCAACATCTGGAAGAGATGAGAAGGGAACTGCAGGGCCTTCGAAGCCAGGTGCAGGAACAGGCCCAAGCCCAAATACAGACAGGACCACAGAAGTGCAGTGCCACCAGTGGCCTTCACGAAGAGCTTCAGAATGAGTAAGTGATGGGCAAAACCTTGTCTTCTTCAGCCCTGAACTCCTGGTACTCTGGTAGCCTCCTCTGGGCTTGTTAATTGGTTTTAGAATGACACTGCTATTATCCCTGAAGGCAGCAACTGCTGTTCGAGGAGTCACAGATTCTTCGGGAGGAACTAAAGTTGCTACGGGACCAGCTGAGTGAGTAAAAGATTGAGGGTGCGTATGAATTCACCTCTTCCCTTTTCTGAAAAGCCTTCTTGCTTTCCTTATAAATGACCATACCTTTGATAGCTTGAGCTACCCAGAAACCTGGCCGAGTATTTTGTCTTTTCTCATATGGTATGAGTGTGCATCTCCAGTCAGCTTGGAAACTGCCCAGTAGCTGGACCAGAATGTATTTGTCCGTTTTCAGTGCCAGGCTGGGTGCAAggcagggaaggggaaggaaggaagttgGAGACGTTCCCTCACATTTTCTCTCATCTGCAGGCCAGCATCAGGAGCTGCTGCTGAAACAGATAACTGAGAGGCGGCAAGCTCAGGCCTGCAGCTGGAAGGTAGGACCAGGATCGGACCTATCTGTTCATCTCTCCCTTTGGAGGCCCCTTCCTTTCTATATCTATCCTGTTTTGCAGACAGGCCAGGATACCCTCTCCTACTCCtatctctttccatctcttccttgTACTGACTCCACCTCCCTCCAAAGCTCTTCTTCCCAAGCCCTCTGCTAAAGGACATGAGAAACTATCTTTGTCCCCATGAGGGCTCCAAGCGGGCTCAAGAGGCTAATCATGGGGAGGCGGGTGCTCCTCCTGGAGAGGTAGAGGTTTGGTCCTACCTGGCCCTATGGTATGGCAGATGTTGGATCAGCTGCAAAGTGGCCAGGATGGCAAAGGTCACAACCTGGAGGCTGTCAGAACAGAGGTCCAGGATGCCTGGCAGGAGCATGACCTCCTCAGGTCAGGGGGTGTGGGTGCTTATGGCTGTGGAAGGGATTTGGCTCACAGAGGCCAGGCATTGGGGACCAAAGTTCAGCTATCTCAGATTTGACATGAGCTGGTAGGGAAGGTATGGTAGGGGGTTATAGCCCATATGGGCAGTACTGCACATTTTCTTTACTTGACACAGTGTCTCTGAGGTATCTCTGTATTTAGAGGATAAAGAGGGAAGAGACTGGAATCCTAGCCTCAGGAAGGAGGACAGGTCAGGTCTGTGCTGGGAGGGCCCCCTTGACCCACTGTCATCATGTCTACCTCTGATTCTTCCCCCTTTGCAGGACTTCTGTTCATGTCCTCCAATCTAAGCAGCCCACCTTCGCCATGTCGctttctttatctacctctgaAGTCAGGCTTCTGGACAGTAACAGTAGCAGGGAACTTTTAAGGAAGCTAGGTGAGGGTAAGGCAGGAGGCTGAATCTGAGTGGTGCCTGGATGCCAGCTGCCTAATTGTTTGACACTGGATAGAATGGggtctctgcctctttctttggaAATCTATCAACCTCTGTTGCTCCTTATCCCATCAGGCCTGTATGTCCCTCCCCAACAGGGCCCAAGTCTAGGTCCGTGTGTACCACAGTGCTTGCTGGTGATTcgttctttttcccctttctctcctcaTAGATCTCCAGAGGCATACCCTTTCGAACCCGGAGCCCAGCAGCTTTCAGCTCCAGGCCCAGAGCCTTGAGCAAGAGGATGTATTCTTTAAGGGCCCAGGATACTCCTAAGTGACCTGTAAGGACTTGTGATATAGTAGGATGAAGTCTTCTTTGCTCATCTTCCCCTCCAAGGTCCTGTTTCTGAGTTGCCTGCCGCTCCGCTCTTGATCTAGTTGGTGTTTGCCCTCCCTACTGAGGCTTGTCAGTGCCTGTCCATCCCTGTCTACCAATTGCAATAAAATGGTTTAACCCTCCctgagatgacaccacccttatgcagaaagtgaagaggaactaaagagcctcttgatgaaagtgaaagcggagagtgaaaaagttggcttaaagctcaacattcaga
This region includes:
- the CCDC163 gene encoding transmembrane protein CCDC163, which produces MVCIFGVCVTEALRQAVQGLLEEREQQKYQISALEASLRLLQGGPEQRVLLLEQHLEEMRRELQGLRSQVQEQAQAQIQTGPQKCSATSGLHEELQNEQQLLFEESQILREELKLLRDQLSQHQELLLKQITERRQAQACSWKISRGIPFRTRSPAAFSSRPRALSKRMYSLRAQDTPK